In Pseudovibrio brasiliensis, the following are encoded in one genomic region:
- the ybeY gene encoding rRNA maturation RNase YbeY, translating to MTTACPVHIDLLIEAGDWESEETLEAIAEKAIAAAFATSDLSVIENTEVSLVFTDDAHIQELNKMWRQKDKPTNVLSFPGDDSEEPPFGPLLGDIIIANETVKREAVELGIPFEHHLIHLIVHGTLHLFGYDHQIDEEAEEMEAEERLILASLQIPDPYKDAPLSADK from the coding sequence ATGACAACGGCTTGCCCGGTACACATCGACCTGCTGATTGAAGCAGGCGATTGGGAAAGTGAAGAAACACTGGAAGCGATTGCCGAAAAGGCAATCGCCGCCGCTTTCGCAACAAGTGACCTCTCTGTAATAGAAAACACAGAAGTCTCCCTCGTCTTCACCGATGATGCTCATATTCAGGAACTGAATAAGATGTGGCGTCAGAAGGATAAACCGACGAATGTCTTGTCGTTTCCGGGAGATGATAGCGAAGAGCCACCATTCGGCCCGCTATTAGGTGATATTATTATTGCAAATGAGACAGTAAAGCGCGAAGCTGTAGAGCTTGGGATTCCATTCGAACACCATTTAATTCATCTTATTGTTCATGGAACCCTTCATCTTTTTGGATATGATCACCAGATAGATGAGGAAGCGGAAGAAATGGAAGCGGAAGAACGCCTGATTTTGGCGAGCTTACAAATCCCTGATCCATACAAAGATGCGCCACTATCGGCAGATAAATGA
- a CDS encoding hemolysin family protein: MNPEPRSTEGASTSVQAETAEPASSTGTAVAEDTSEPQAIRPGVWTRLKSKLNPFRGFRKSAAVSLREDLEDELARDSEGADAAFTKEERELLTNILQLRESRVEDVMIPRADIEAVEDTTTIGEVMALFKASGHSRMPVYHDNLDDPRGMVHIKDLMSYFVELAVKAKKSEVPLTLVKPEKNASEKTAEEKSLLDLSCVDLSTPLNVTGLIRPLHFVPPSMSSSDLMKKMQVTRVQMALVIDEYGGTDGLVSLEDIVETVVGDIEDEHDKDEEELIMNVSPGVWVVDPRIDLEDLQEELGADFKLGEEQTEEVDTLGGLLFSILDRVPVRGELIIDRSLPAFEFEVIDADLRRIKRLRISKRRTDQRVAVQRIRPRRPEAAE; this comes from the coding sequence ATGAACCCGGAACCTCGAAGTACAGAAGGTGCAAGCACCTCCGTTCAGGCTGAAACTGCAGAGCCTGCAAGTAGTACCGGCACAGCCGTCGCCGAAGATACCTCTGAGCCACAAGCGATCAGGCCTGGTGTGTGGACCAGGCTGAAATCAAAACTGAATCCGTTTAGAGGTTTCCGTAAAAGCGCGGCCGTTTCATTGCGCGAAGACCTGGAAGATGAGCTCGCCCGTGACAGCGAAGGCGCTGATGCTGCCTTCACGAAGGAAGAGCGCGAGCTGCTGACCAACATCCTCCAACTACGCGAATCTCGTGTTGAAGATGTCATGATCCCGCGTGCCGATATTGAGGCCGTGGAAGACACCACCACAATCGGTGAAGTGATGGCCCTGTTCAAGGCGTCCGGTCACTCCCGTATGCCGGTGTATCATGACAATCTGGATGACCCTCGCGGCATGGTCCACATCAAGGACCTTATGTCCTACTTCGTTGAGCTGGCTGTTAAGGCCAAGAAATCCGAAGTTCCGTTGACACTGGTGAAGCCTGAGAAAAACGCCTCGGAAAAGACAGCAGAAGAAAAATCTCTGCTGGATCTGTCCTGCGTTGACCTGTCTACGCCGCTCAACGTCACCGGTTTGATCCGCCCATTGCACTTCGTTCCACCGTCCATGTCTTCTTCTGATCTGATGAAGAAGATGCAGGTCACCCGCGTCCAGATGGCACTGGTGATTGACGAGTATGGCGGAACAGACGGCCTTGTGTCCCTTGAGGACATCGTTGAGACCGTGGTCGGCGATATTGAAGACGAACATGATAAGGACGAAGAAGAACTTATCATGAATGTCAGCCCCGGCGTTTGGGTGGTTGATCCTCGAATTGATTTGGAAGATCTTCAGGAAGAGCTTGGAGCAGATTTCAAACTCGGCGAAGAGCAGACGGAAGAAGTGGACACCCTTGGTGGTCTCCTGTTCTCCATTCTAGATCGGGTGCCGGTTCGTGGTGAGTTGATCATCGACAGGAGCCTTCCGGCCTTTGAATTCGAAGTGATTGATGCGGACCTGCGCCGTATCAAGCGCTTGCGTATTTCCAAGCGGAGAACAGACCAGCGTGTTGCGGTTCAAAGAATTCGCCCACGTCGGCCTGAAGCTGCAGAATAA
- the lnt gene encoding apolipoprotein N-acyltransferase encodes MVSAIGNPRTLINSIRELSGWRRGLLAFVAGLASAFAFPPYGAFPVLWITLPLLIFLLDGAKERAAERRKARFAAFFRTAWAFFFGFFLIGLFWIAEAFLVDAKSYGWMIPFALVILPGGLALIPAIVIGTASLFWTSGVSRILVFVVALALSNWLRGHILTGFPWNVWGYAFADNLTLMQSFSALGIYGVGFLVLLVFSMPVVLFDQGRKAAAVYISACAVVWAGVVVYGTNRLQAPQQSVEGLRVLVIQPNVPQADKWKPENRQRLLPLYLQQTQQALVEMEQVGETLIFWPESAFPFLLDEQPGALEAIGATLPQNTMLITGGIRRELSGNQNRFFNSTFVVSDEGALIDIYDKVRLVPFGEYLPMRWLLQSIGVERLVPAPADFTAAARHKKIDLKNSFSFQPLICYEAIFPQTVLPVSARPNLLVNLTNDGWFGETAGPYQHLAQARIRAVEQGVPLVRAANTGISSLVDSNGRILAEVVLNKKGSFNSELPEILRLTLYVRVGDSIFWGIILVVVSLLLVMEKILPTRRD; translated from the coding sequence ATGGTCTCTGCCATTGGTAACCCTCGAACTCTGATAAACAGTATTCGGGAATTATCAGGGTGGAGACGCGGATTGCTGGCCTTCGTGGCTGGTTTAGCTTCAGCCTTTGCATTTCCCCCCTACGGAGCGTTCCCTGTTCTCTGGATAACGCTGCCGCTTCTGATTTTCCTTCTGGATGGTGCCAAAGAGCGGGCAGCCGAGCGCCGTAAAGCCCGCTTTGCAGCGTTCTTCCGCACGGCTTGGGCGTTCTTCTTCGGGTTCTTCCTGATCGGACTGTTCTGGATCGCAGAAGCTTTCCTCGTCGACGCCAAAAGCTATGGCTGGATGATCCCGTTCGCTCTGGTCATCCTGCCCGGTGGTCTGGCTCTAATCCCTGCCATCGTCATTGGCACCGCGTCCCTGTTCTGGACGAGTGGCGTCTCCCGCATTCTGGTGTTTGTGGTTGCCCTTGCGCTCTCCAACTGGCTGCGCGGGCATATCCTGACAGGCTTTCCGTGGAACGTCTGGGGCTATGCGTTTGCTGATAACCTGACGCTGATGCAGAGCTTCTCCGCCCTCGGTATTTACGGTGTCGGCTTCCTCGTTCTCCTCGTCTTTTCCATGCCTGTGGTCTTGTTCGATCAAGGGCGCAAAGCTGCCGCAGTCTATATCTCTGCGTGTGCGGTGGTGTGGGCTGGCGTGGTTGTATACGGAACGAATAGGTTGCAGGCCCCGCAACAGTCGGTTGAGGGGCTTCGGGTACTCGTAATACAACCCAATGTACCTCAGGCGGACAAGTGGAAGCCCGAAAATCGACAGAGGCTTCTCCCTCTCTATCTGCAACAGACACAGCAGGCGCTGGTAGAGATGGAGCAGGTGGGGGAGACCCTGATCTTCTGGCCTGAATCGGCTTTCCCATTCCTTCTGGATGAGCAGCCTGGGGCTCTGGAAGCCATCGGAGCTACACTTCCCCAAAATACTATGTTGATTACGGGTGGTATTCGCAGAGAACTCTCAGGGAACCAGAATCGCTTTTTTAACAGTACTTTTGTTGTATCAGACGAAGGTGCACTCATAGATATCTATGACAAAGTGCGGCTTGTTCCCTTCGGAGAATATTTGCCGATGCGCTGGCTTTTGCAATCCATTGGTGTGGAGCGTCTGGTTCCTGCGCCAGCAGACTTCACAGCGGCAGCTCGGCACAAGAAAATAGATTTAAAAAATTCATTTAGTTTCCAGCCTCTGATTTGTTATGAGGCGATCTTCCCGCAAACGGTCCTCCCAGTGTCCGCGCGGCCTAACTTGCTCGTAAATCTAACAAATGACGGATGGTTTGGCGAAACAGCCGGTCCGTATCAGCATTTGGCGCAGGCAAGAATTAGAGCAGTTGAACAAGGCGTGCCGTTAGTGCGAGCTGCAAATACTGGTATTTCCAGCCTAGTAGATTCCAATGGTAGAATACTCGCAGAAGTTGTTCTAAATAAAAAAGGTAGTTTCAATAGTGAATTGCCTGAAATACTAAGGCTCACGCTTTACGTGAGGGTGGGTGATTCAATTTTTTGGGGAATTATTCTAGTAGTTGTTAGTCTCCTATTGGTGATGGAGAAAATATTACCTACCCGTAGAGATTGA
- a CDS encoding helix-turn-helix domain-containing protein, translating into MMPSKKAPNPIDVHVGSRVRLRRMMLGMSQEKLGESLGITFQQIQKYEKGTNRIGASRLQHIATILKVPVAFFFEDAPGTPDETPGVGDNPQTTYVVDFLSSSDGLALNKAFVRIENPKVRKKVVELVKSIAGDED; encoded by the coding sequence ATAATGCCCAGCAAAAAAGCACCAAACCCTATCGATGTTCACGTCGGCAGCAGAGTACGCTTGCGCCGCATGATGCTTGGCATGAGTCAGGAAAAACTTGGCGAGAGCCTTGGCATTACCTTCCAGCAAATCCAGAAGTACGAAAAAGGGACAAACCGGATTGGTGCAAGCCGCTTGCAGCACATTGCGACCATTCTGAAAGTGCCTGTCGCCTTTTTCTTTGAAGATGCACCGGGTACCCCGGATGAGACCCCAGGCGTTGGTGATAACCCACAAACCACCTACGTTGTCGACTTTTTGTCATCTTCTGATGGTTTAGCTCTCAACAAGGCTTTCGTTCGCATTGAAAACCCGAAAGTCCGGAAGAAGGTTGTAGAGCTTGTGAAGAGTATTGCTGGGGATGAAGATTAA